Proteins from one Mucilaginibacter jinjuensis genomic window:
- a CDS encoding AraC family transcriptional regulator, whose amino-acid sequence MSKNIFREVIPLTSRDCFLIFSRSKTDFNFPVHNHDAIELNLILNAAGAKRVVGNHEETISDKELVLLGRNTVHGWFKNECKSDNIKEVTVQIHHELLSDEFLKRTPLSNIKRMLENSESGVAFSPETIDNIAPRLLALAQKNSFDSIMELLSIIHQLSNSHNQRILSNPLDTAKVVKMNNTPIERIFEYINIHFAQRLTLEDVAGAIGITPASLSRFVKMSTGLTFTDNLNEIRLGHVSRMLIETTHSISEVAFECGFNNLANFNRIFKKRNKCTPGEFRTRYFGQRTFI is encoded by the coding sequence ATGTCTAAAAACATATTCAGAGAGGTGATCCCGCTAACCTCGCGCGACTGCTTTTTAATTTTCTCGAGAAGCAAAACCGACTTTAATTTCCCGGTACACAATCATGATGCTATTGAGCTAAACCTTATCCTTAATGCGGCAGGGGCAAAACGTGTTGTAGGCAATCACGAAGAAACAATTAGTGATAAAGAACTGGTATTGCTGGGGCGTAATACAGTGCATGGCTGGTTTAAAAATGAATGTAAAAGTGACAACATTAAAGAAGTTACTGTGCAGATACACCATGAATTGTTAAGTGATGAGTTTTTAAAAAGAACACCGCTCAGCAACATTAAAAGGATGCTGGAAAACTCAGAGAGTGGTGTTGCTTTTTCACCCGAAACCATTGACAATATAGCGCCACGTTTACTTGCCCTGGCTCAAAAGAATAGTTTCGATTCCATTATGGAGTTATTATCCATTATCCATCAACTTTCCAATTCTCACAACCAGCGCATATTATCAAACCCTTTGGATACTGCCAAGGTGGTAAAAATGAACAATACACCTATCGAGCGGATCTTCGAATATATCAACATCCATTTCGCCCAAAGATTAACCCTCGAAGATGTGGCCGGTGCCATTGGTATCACACCTGCATCATTAAGCAGGTTTGTAAAAATGAGCACCGGTTTAACCTTTACAGATAACCTGAATGAGATAAGATTAGGCCATGTATCGCGTATGCTGATAGAAACCACGCACTCCATATCAGAGGTAGCGTTTGAATGCGGGTTTAATAACCTGGCCAACTTTAATCGTATTTTTAAGAAACGGAATAAGTGTACCCCCGGCGAGTTTCGTACCCGATACTTCGGTCAGCGCACTTTTATATAG
- a CDS encoding glycerophosphodiester phosphodiesterase, whose protein sequence is MKRRHTYWLLLLVVFFSCNKNQLTVPPVNTAGNLSNTQAIDASVMKSMEGIYALSDGNSTLGTEFVCKVSKTKVSFFSNQSGILFILSYGLNTKDGSIQFAGFWRYAENSTQGTINFSVAKTDGASDLLMNGIVTNLQLKGIFNSPQQSISLKYSRPFSQYVQTHEFTILAHGALPLRTNSPFAVNSVNGAIHSEDYGANAIEIDIQLTKDNVPICMHDASFDNRLTKKGPLYGDYRDFTFDFLEQNVQLIDGQKIPSLAQELGAFIDSTNMKYVWMDVKGDPDIFKYLEPIVRNAYAHAKAVNRNVVIFAGLPSNDVITEYKKQPSYGADLPCLCELSIQDAIDNHCQFFGPRFTMGLLLDDVNKGHSLGIKSFSWTLNDNTTILNYLQNGNFDGFIADNTPYVVYDYYALH, encoded by the coding sequence ATGAAACGTCGACATACATACTGGTTACTGCTGCTGGTCGTATTTTTTTCCTGTAATAAGAACCAGCTCACCGTTCCGCCAGTCAACACAGCCGGTAACCTGTCCAATACACAAGCTATTGACGCTTCTGTTATGAAAAGCATGGAAGGTATTTATGCGTTAAGTGACGGCAACTCCACCCTGGGTACCGAATTTGTATGCAAAGTATCCAAAACTAAAGTGTCTTTTTTCAGCAACCAAAGCGGCATATTGTTTATCCTCAGCTATGGCCTGAACACTAAAGATGGCTCAATTCAATTTGCGGGTTTCTGGCGATATGCAGAAAACTCAACACAGGGCACTATTAACTTTTCGGTAGCAAAAACTGATGGCGCATCTGATTTATTGATGAATGGTATTGTAACCAACCTGCAGTTAAAAGGCATATTTAATTCCCCGCAGCAATCTATCAGTTTAAAATATAGCCGGCCTTTTTCGCAATATGTACAAACACATGAGTTTACAATTTTAGCGCATGGGGCTCTTCCGCTTAGAACAAATTCGCCGTTTGCAGTGAACTCGGTAAATGGTGCCATTCATTCTGAAGACTACGGAGCTAACGCAATAGAAATTGATATACAACTAACCAAAGACAATGTGCCGATATGTATGCACGATGCCTCGTTTGATAACAGGCTAACTAAAAAAGGCCCCTTATATGGTGACTATAGGGATTTCACATTCGACTTTTTAGAACAAAACGTACAATTGATTGATGGGCAGAAAATACCTTCACTGGCGCAGGAACTTGGGGCCTTTATAGATTCGACCAACATGAAATATGTTTGGATGGATGTGAAAGGCGACCCGGATATATTTAAATATTTAGAACCTATAGTAAGAAATGCCTACGCACATGCCAAAGCTGTAAACAGGAATGTAGTAATTTTTGCAGGCCTGCCATCAAACGATGTTATAACAGAATATAAAAAGCAACCGAGCTATGGCGCCGATCTGCCTTGCCTGTGTGAGTTAAGCATCCAGGATGCTATTGATAACCATTGCCAGTTTTTTGGGCCAAGGTTTACGATGGGGCTGCTGCTTGATGATGTAAACAAAGGGCATTCGCTCGGAATAAAATCATTTAGCTGGACACTAAACGATAACACCACAATTCTGAACTACTTACAGAATGGAAATTTTGACGGGTTTATTGCTGACAATACACCTTATGTGGTATACGATTATTATGCACTTCATTAA
- a CDS encoding hybrid sensor histidine kinase/response regulator transcription factor has protein sequence MRYFYAFVVLLCLLLGTNATYAQYAFQQLDNSSGLSNSCMNNIFQDSDHIIWFGTWDGLNFYDGTNVHVFNYEKADVHKKSIASNVIYKIAEDKSRNIWIGTVEGVSRFNKNTGDFSNYFYNRKKAISNGYTIATDLNGMVYAAKRNGADLYCYDSKHDAFNKVKIAGLHNFLLVKMQFDEHNNLWLLRDNGVLDCYTKSVGGGFTRIEQFATVADVDNVMFCNHQIFYATRNDDLVRVGNDFQRTNVLKLAHEVRAMSYYRNHYVLAWSAKGIGEYDEAFKPAVFLTDESSVLQNVRITTMMNDDNLLWLGTDGSGVIKITKRENYFGLIQKQSNGQSFHIPVRAFSSVGNELWVGTKGNGIITISNWDKKDLSFSNIKTFHTQMDLLDNCVYAMEKGKDGLMYIGSDAPGITLYDLKTKKFIKWEDIPNNKAFPSFGSVHCILYDNDGSVWLGLNESGLVHLKLEKDQHNQVSIKYLQHYKVNETNGPGSNVIYSLAAGGGNRIWIGCRYGGLTCLDKATGKFTTFKAFSYDGSLSNNDVLSVYIDQQRRLWVGTSFGLNWLNEAEAGTNPKPIFKKLNVDNGLPNNTIHAITEDSKGNIWLSTNKGLARINPSSLKIVQFKEADGLQSDEFSDNAVWKNESGMLFFGGIYGFNYFVPENIKVSTEQPHLLVTDLRFAGKYDTEKGLQVLTRNGPVVNQHYELGPQDNYFELNVQPITYVHSQKCQYAYYLEGNDKEWHYIGNHEKIIYNNLSPGTYKLMVKWSNGEGAWTPGISVFDLTIKPYFWLTSLAFLLYAFVLLISGYAYFRYRKNKFMIRQELKMEHMLREKDEALHQEQLNFFTNIAHELQTPLTLILGSLERHLYKNKNQESASGSYFLSIVKQEASRLHYLVLQLLEFRKAETGFLKNHFTYLDASKLLANISQLFDPLSEPKGLDFSCHIEPGISLWIDKDKLEKIIFNLLSNAFKHSPNNQSIIFSVHQLPETKELEIVVANSGGKLSDDELHRLFDRFFVVDDGQQNKISSGIGLAFTRQLLSLLNGNISVKCENGWISFKVLLPLSFVPEHNQLVADIGDKSEKPSFLLQSITNEQDGVRQVTVDENNKKAMIKSFEQDDKKMILIVEDEQRIRYLLKDILSEYYIVYEAATGKEALEVIHRITPDLIISDIMMPDFDGLQLCNVIKTTPATCHIPFVILSARGTLEQKTEGYENGADAYIPKPFQTEHLLVRVHKLLEYRERLHKVFSENNRSASHLHESDIKDSDKSFIEKVVKVIEDNLDEELDGAFLENALNLSKIQLYRKIKSLSNMTPTELIRHLRLQKSAILLKTSDLTVSEIFYRTGFNNKTYFFREFKRVYNCSPNTYRAQHRLPDLN, from the coding sequence ATGCGCTATTTCTACGCTTTTGTAGTATTGCTTTGCTTGTTGCTGGGTACCAATGCCACCTACGCACAGTATGCTTTTCAGCAGCTGGACAACAGTAGCGGGCTTTCTAACAGCTGCATGAATAATATTTTTCAGGACTCGGATCATATCATCTGGTTCGGTACCTGGGATGGGCTTAATTTTTACGACGGTACCAATGTGCATGTGTTTAACTATGAGAAGGCCGATGTCCATAAAAAATCAATCGCCAGTAATGTAATCTACAAAATTGCGGAAGATAAAAGCCGCAATATCTGGATTGGTACGGTTGAAGGCGTATCGCGTTTCAATAAAAACACCGGCGATTTCAGTAACTACTTTTACAATCGTAAAAAAGCCATCTCCAATGGCTATACCATCGCTACAGACCTTAACGGAATGGTTTACGCTGCCAAACGCAATGGAGCCGACCTGTATTGTTACGATAGCAAACACGATGCCTTTAACAAGGTGAAAATTGCGGGCCTTCATAATTTTTTGCTGGTTAAAATGCAGTTTGATGAGCATAATAACCTTTGGTTGCTGCGCGATAATGGAGTATTGGATTGTTACACTAAATCGGTCGGAGGAGGCTTTACCCGGATAGAGCAGTTTGCTACCGTAGCTGATGTAGATAACGTGATGTTTTGCAATCATCAGATATTTTACGCCACCAGAAATGATGACCTGGTGAGGGTTGGTAATGATTTCCAAAGAACAAATGTTTTAAAACTGGCTCATGAGGTTAGGGCGATGAGTTATTACCGGAATCATTATGTACTTGCTTGGTCGGCAAAGGGAATAGGAGAGTACGATGAGGCTTTTAAGCCTGCCGTTTTCCTCACAGATGAATCATCTGTACTGCAAAATGTGCGCATTACCACCATGATGAATGATGATAACCTGCTGTGGCTGGGTACAGATGGCAGTGGGGTAATCAAGATAACCAAACGCGAAAACTATTTTGGGCTGATACAAAAGCAATCGAACGGGCAATCATTCCATATCCCGGTTAGGGCATTTAGCAGTGTGGGTAATGAGCTTTGGGTGGGCACCAAGGGCAACGGCATTATCACTATCAGCAACTGGGATAAAAAAGATTTGTCATTCTCTAACATCAAAACCTTTCACACCCAAATGGATCTGTTGGATAACTGTGTGTACGCCATGGAGAAAGGCAAAGACGGATTGATGTATATTGGATCAGATGCGCCGGGCATTACGTTGTATGATCTTAAAACTAAAAAATTTATCAAGTGGGAGGATATACCCAATAATAAGGCGTTCCCTTCATTCGGATCTGTTCACTGTATTTTGTACGATAATGATGGCTCTGTTTGGTTGGGGTTAAACGAAAGCGGTTTGGTACATCTTAAGCTCGAAAAAGATCAGCACAACCAAGTCAGTATTAAATACCTGCAACATTATAAGGTAAATGAAACTAACGGGCCGGGTAGTAATGTTATTTACAGCCTTGCGGCGGGGGGCGGCAATCGTATCTGGATTGGTTGCCGTTATGGCGGGTTAACCTGCCTGGATAAAGCAACAGGTAAGTTCACCACGTTTAAAGCTTTCTCTTACGATGGTAGTTTATCAAATAATGATGTGCTGTCTGTATACATAGATCAGCAACGTCGCCTTTGGGTGGGTACCAGCTTTGGGCTCAATTGGTTAAATGAAGCCGAAGCGGGCACCAACCCCAAGCCCATATTTAAGAAACTGAATGTAGATAATGGTTTACCAAATAACACCATCCACGCCATTACCGAAGATAGTAAAGGCAATATATGGTTGAGCACCAACAAGGGCCTGGCACGGATTAACCCATCGAGCCTTAAAATAGTGCAGTTTAAAGAAGCCGACGGCTTGCAAAGCGACGAGTTTAGCGATAATGCGGTGTGGAAAAACGAAAGCGGCATGCTGTTTTTCGGTGGTATTTATGGCTTCAATTACTTCGTGCCCGAAAACATCAAAGTAAGTACAGAGCAACCACATTTACTGGTTACAGATTTGCGCTTTGCAGGTAAGTATGATACCGAGAAAGGCTTGCAGGTATTAACCCGTAATGGCCCGGTAGTAAACCAGCATTACGAATTGGGCCCGCAGGATAATTACTTTGAATTGAATGTGCAGCCTATTACCTATGTGCATTCGCAAAAATGCCAGTATGCTTATTACCTGGAGGGTAACGATAAGGAATGGCACTACATAGGCAATCACGAAAAAATTATCTACAACAACCTTTCGCCGGGTACATACAAGCTGATGGTCAAATGGTCGAACGGCGAGGGGGCCTGGACGCCGGGTATAAGTGTGTTCGATCTGACCATTAAACCTTATTTCTGGCTTACCTCATTGGCATTCCTGCTGTATGCCTTTGTGTTGCTCATTTCGGGTTATGCCTATTTTCGGTACCGTAAAAACAAGTTCATGATCAGGCAGGAATTGAAGATGGAACACATGCTGCGCGAAAAGGATGAAGCACTGCACCAGGAACAACTCAATTTTTTTACCAATATAGCGCATGAGCTGCAAACGCCTTTAACCCTGATACTAGGTTCGCTGGAGCGACATTTGTACAAAAATAAGAACCAGGAAAGCGCCAGCGGTAGCTACTTTTTATCCATCGTAAAACAGGAAGCCTCGAGGTTGCATTATCTCGTTTTGCAATTGCTGGAATTTAGAAAAGCAGAAACCGGTTTCCTTAAAAATCATTTCACGTATCTCGATGCATCGAAGCTATTGGCTAATATCTCGCAACTATTCGATCCGCTTTCAGAGCCTAAGGGGCTCGATTTTTCATGCCATATTGAACCCGGTATTAGTTTGTGGATTGACAAGGATAAGTTAGAGAAGATCATTTTCAACCTGCTATCCAACGCCTTTAAGCATTCTCCCAATAACCAGTCGATCATCTTTTCGGTACATCAACTGCCGGAAACAAAAGAATTGGAAATTGTAGTGGCTAACTCCGGTGGTAAGCTTAGTGATGATGAATTGCACCGCCTGTTCGATCGCTTTTTTGTGGTTGATGATGGCCAACAGAACAAGATTAGCTCGGGTATCGGGTTGGCCTTTACCCGGCAGTTGTTGTCGCTCTTAAACGGCAATATCAGCGTTAAATGCGAGAATGGCTGGATCTCGTTTAAAGTATTACTACCATTATCATTCGTGCCCGAGCATAACCAACTGGTGGCAGATATTGGCGACAAGAGCGAAAAGCCATCATTCCTGCTGCAATCTATCACTAATGAACAAGACGGTGTAAGGCAGGTTACAGTTGATGAGAACAACAAAAAAGCGATGATCAAAAGCTTCGAACAGGATGATAAAAAAATGATCCTGATTGTGGAAGATGAACAGCGCATCAGGTACCTGTTAAAAGATATATTGAGCGAATACTACATTGTTTATGAAGCAGCTACCGGCAAGGAAGCCCTCGAAGTGATCCACCGCATAACCCCCGATCTCATTATCAGCGATATTATGATGCCCGACTTTGACGGCCTGCAATTGTGCAATGTAATTAAAACCACGCCTGCAACCTGTCATATTCCATTCGTTATTTTATCAGCCAGGGGAACGCTGGAGCAAAAAACCGAGGGTTACGAAAATGGAGCAGATGCCTACATACCTAAGCCTTTTCAAACGGAGCATTTGCTGGTAAGGGTGCACAAGCTACTGGAGTACCGCGAAAGGTTGCACAAGGTATTCAGTGAGAATAATAGATCGGCAAGTCACCTGCATGAGAGTGACATTAAAGACAGCGATAAAAGCTTTATAGAAAAGGTAGTAAAAGTAATTGAAGATAACCTGGACGAAGAACTCGACGGTGCATTTTTAGAGAATGCTCTCAACCTGAGCAAAATTCAGTTGTATCGTAAAATCAAATCGCTCTCTAACATGACACCGACGGAACTGATCAGACATCTACGTTTGCAGAAGAGTGCCATATTGCTAAAAACCTCTGATTTAACGGTGTCAGAGATCTTTTATCGTACAGGTTTCAATAACAAAACTTATTTCTTCCGTGAGTTTAAAAGGGTGTACAATTGCTCGCCCAACACATACCGGGCCCAACACCGTTTGCCTGATCTGAATTAG
- a CDS encoding outer membrane beta-barrel protein, producing the protein MYLKRIIIIKLLVIACAIHAIAQTTTYTKLKRKKFAVYAGVGPNYYFNNLELGKSYVNSFNYSFTGRVMWEPEHLLSLGIESGYYRLYTFNTPQPNEIHIANTAIPIQIVLSMKFLQNFYVNFAMGQSVLLNKINTEASGNFSASSFSIADFSGTLGYRHMLGDRFSIHAESKFYYSSAFVDKNIAVLFGGGYRF; encoded by the coding sequence ATGTATTTAAAACGAATCATTATTATTAAACTGTTGGTCATTGCTTGTGCTATACACGCAATTGCCCAAACAACTACTTATACCAAACTCAAAAGGAAGAAATTTGCTGTTTACGCCGGTGTGGGGCCTAATTATTATTTTAACAACCTCGAACTGGGGAAGAGCTATGTTAATAGTTTTAATTATTCATTTACGGGCAGGGTAATGTGGGAACCCGAACATTTGTTAAGCCTGGGTATCGAGAGTGGTTATTACAGGTTATATACCTTCAACACGCCTCAGCCCAACGAGATTCATATCGCCAATACGGCCATCCCTATTCAGATTGTGTTATCCATGAAGTTCCTGCAAAACTTCTATGTTAATTTCGCTATGGGGCAATCTGTGTTACTTAATAAAATCAATACGGAGGCCTCTGGTAATTTCAGTGCATCCAGTTTTTCTATTGCCGACTTTTCTGGCACGCTCGGTTACCGGCACATGCTGGGCGACCGGTTTTCTATCCATGCAGAGAGCAAGTTTTATTACTCAAGCGCTTTTGTTGACAAAAATATTGCCGTATTATTTGGAGGCGGGTACAGGTTTTAG
- a CDS encoding glycosyl hydrolase 2 galactose-binding domain-containing protein, giving the protein MIQPISARYWLGLVFLIFLSTSIYAQPNYGLLKPQDAATLPKSKVGYVQPIRKAKVVPNTILQPAVDGKLIIRNGWEMISAKQAKANGDLISTNNYNSKSWYNATVPGTVLTTLVQQGVYADPYFGLNNLHIPDTLCRQGWWYRTTFNVPSDKRNQNAFLNFDGINYKAEIWLNGKRLGGINGAFQQGVFNISPYLNKEVKNVLAVHIIPPPNPGIPHEESPSAGTGPNGGQLCLDGPTFISSEGWDWVPGIRDRNIGIWQNVSLQFVGSVTISNPHVVTKLPLPDTSSARITISAEVNNITNKTQVARLKGAIGNLHFAQTITLQPHEMRVVTFNPDQYNVLQINHPRLWWPNGYGNPELYTLKLVAETNNTKSDERSVRFGIRELSYELSVDYGSKIHRAEFNPIKASVSKESLFDNINRTRTDHDVTVAKLRPGADTSLLEANKDTDMAPYIVIKVNGKRIYCKGGNWGMDDAMKQVSRQHLEPYFRLHRDAHFNMIRNWTGESTEEVFYQLCDEYGMLVWNDFWLSTEGYNLNVKDNDLFVQNAKAVIERFRNHPSIAIWCPRNEGYAPPELEEQLAKLIWQEDGTRYYQPNSRTMNLRTSGPWHYFKNSENYTKIASGFSTELGTPSIPTAASIRKMMPVADQWPISDTWYYHDFHTGQKDYVAAIDSLYGKATSLDDFCKKAQMLNYDSHRQMFEAWQSKLWNNTSGVLLWMTHPAWPSMVWQTYSWDYETFGSYFASMKACEPVHIQMDLASNQVMVVNTSLQALSNCKAELNVYDLDGKSVYNYSSSANIDPNKLTALFEAKLPADLSGNYLVRLKLSDEKGRLISENDYWKNLGSAKSFNAFNKLKKAQLKYTQNVSAKGKSTYTITNTSNVPAIAIKLNLVNALIKAIVLPAYFSDGYFNLLPGESKQVVVSYSGENKVYLAAEGYNVKM; this is encoded by the coding sequence ATGATACAACCTATTAGTGCCAGGTATTGGCTCGGCCTTGTCTTTTTAATTTTTTTATCCACCTCAATTTATGCACAACCCAACTATGGCCTGTTAAAACCACAAGATGCAGCGACGTTGCCAAAATCAAAAGTTGGGTATGTGCAGCCTATCCGGAAGGCTAAGGTTGTACCCAATACAATTTTGCAACCTGCCGTCGATGGTAAACTGATTATTAGAAACGGTTGGGAAATGATTTCGGCCAAACAAGCAAAAGCAAATGGCGATTTGATTTCTACCAATAATTACAACAGTAAAAGCTGGTACAATGCCACTGTGCCGGGCACTGTACTAACCACATTGGTACAACAAGGTGTGTATGCCGATCCTTACTTCGGTCTCAATAATCTCCACATTCCAGATACTCTTTGCCGGCAGGGTTGGTGGTATCGCACAACGTTCAACGTGCCTTCTGATAAACGAAATCAGAATGCATTTTTAAATTTCGATGGCATTAATTATAAGGCCGAAATTTGGTTGAATGGAAAGCGTTTGGGGGGCATAAATGGTGCTTTTCAACAAGGTGTTTTTAACATTTCTCCTTACTTAAATAAGGAAGTAAAAAATGTGCTTGCCGTGCATATTATACCACCACCAAACCCGGGTATTCCACACGAAGAATCACCATCGGCAGGTACCGGCCCTAACGGCGGACAGTTGTGTCTGGATGGCCCGACTTTTATCTCATCCGAAGGTTGGGATTGGGTGCCCGGTATCCGCGATCGTAACATCGGCATCTGGCAAAACGTGAGTTTGCAATTTGTCGGATCGGTAACAATTAGCAACCCGCATGTGGTAACAAAGCTGCCATTGCCAGATACGAGCAGTGCGCGAATAACCATATCGGCAGAAGTAAATAACATTACCAACAAGACACAGGTAGCCCGACTCAAGGGTGCAATTGGTAACCTGCATTTTGCCCAAACTATAACATTGCAACCGCATGAAATGCGGGTAGTCACTTTTAATCCCGATCAATATAACGTATTGCAAATAAACCATCCGCGCTTGTGGTGGCCAAATGGTTATGGCAATCCAGAGTTGTATACATTGAAGTTGGTAGCTGAAACTAACAATACTAAGTCTGATGAAAGGAGCGTGCGGTTCGGCATCCGTGAGCTATCGTACGAATTGTCAGTCGACTACGGTTCGAAGATTCATCGTGCGGAATTTAACCCCATCAAAGCATCTGTTTCAAAGGAATCACTGTTTGATAATATCAACAGAACCCGGACTGATCATGATGTAACCGTTGCCAAATTAAGACCTGGGGCTGATACTTCTTTACTTGAAGCGAATAAGGATACGGACATGGCACCCTACATTGTAATCAAGGTTAACGGCAAACGTATTTACTGCAAAGGCGGCAACTGGGGTATGGACGATGCCATGAAACAGGTATCGCGCCAACACCTCGAACCTTATTTCAGGTTGCATAGGGATGCGCATTTTAATATGATCCGTAACTGGACAGGCGAGAGTACCGAGGAGGTTTTTTACCAGTTATGCGATGAATACGGTATGCTGGTTTGGAATGATTTCTGGCTTTCGACCGAAGGTTATAATCTCAATGTAAAGGACAACGATCTGTTTGTGCAGAATGCCAAAGCGGTAATTGAGCGGTTCAGAAATCATCCGTCAATTGCCATCTGGTGCCCGCGTAACGAGGGTTATGCGCCGCCGGAATTGGAAGAGCAACTGGCTAAACTAATTTGGCAGGAGGACGGGACCCGTTACTATCAGCCCAACTCGCGTACTATGAACTTACGCACCAGCGGCCCGTGGCATTATTTTAAAAACTCTGAAAATTATACCAAAATAGCATCGGGTTTTAGTACAGAACTGGGTACACCATCTATCCCTACGGCAGCATCTATCCGTAAAATGATGCCGGTGGCCGATCAATGGCCTATTAGCGATACCTGGTATTACCACGATTTCCATACCGGGCAAAAGGATTATGTGGCTGCAATAGATTCGCTGTATGGTAAAGCAACCAGTCTGGATGATTTTTGTAAGAAAGCCCAAATGCTTAACTACGATAGCCACCGACAAATGTTTGAAGCCTGGCAAAGTAAGCTGTGGAATAATACGTCGGGCGTATTGCTTTGGATGACGCACCCCGCTTGGCCAAGTATGGTATGGCAAACCTATTCATGGGATTATGAAACCTTCGGCTCTTACTTCGCCTCTATGAAAGCTTGCGAGCCGGTGCATATTCAGATGGATTTGGCCAGCAATCAGGTAATGGTGGTTAATACCAGTCTGCAGGCACTGTCTAATTGCAAAGCCGAATTGAATGTATATGATCTCGATGGAAAATCAGTTTACAATTATTCATCATCTGCCAACATCGATCCCAATAAATTAACCGCATTGTTTGAAGCAAAATTACCGGCTGATCTTTCAGGTAATTACCTCGTAAGATTAAAGCTATCGGATGAAAAAGGAAGACTGATTTCAGAAAATGATTACTGGAAAAATTTGGGTAGCGCAAAGTCTTTCAATGCTTTCAATAAGCTTAAAAAGGCACAGTTAAAGTATACTCAAAATGTTAGTGCAAAAGGTAAATCAACTTACACCATAACCAACACTTCCAATGTTCCGGCGATAGCCATCAAACTAAATCTGGTAAATGCTTTAATCAAGGCAATTGTGTTGCCGGCTTATTTCTCTGATGGTTATTTCAACCTTTTACCGGGCGAAAGTAAGCAGGTAGTGGTAAGCTATTCCGGCGAAAATAAAGTATATCTCGCTGCAGAGGGCTATAATGTGAAAATGTAA
- a CDS encoding metallophosphoesterase family protein: MIGKITVCRFVFCLGMICFPHLIIAQVQHPVIDFVSDTQAPLFVERIIRKINHNEKATEMIFKDIITIHPASLFLLGDVVSLSSLDSKWNKMDTYLKRCRDSAIPVYAALGNHEFMWSSDKGTQNFQLRFPMHKPTGYVEVVDSVAVVLLNSNFSKMQTEDIKQQDDWYNLAIAQLEADSAVKFIVVGCHHSPFTNSEVVSPSMQVQQKFVPAFIRSKKCVLFLSGHSHNFEQFKVQGKYFLVIGGGGGPHQPIRTKDESTPDLSPNYKPMFHYLEVKREHDSLQVISRRLKTDFSGFDDGLKFNVGN; this comes from the coding sequence ATGATAGGAAAAATTACCGTTTGCCGTTTTGTTTTCTGCTTAGGCATGATATGCTTTCCTCATTTAATTATCGCTCAGGTTCAACACCCCGTAATAGATTTTGTAAGCGATACCCAGGCCCCTTTGTTTGTAGAACGGATCATCCGTAAAATAAACCATAATGAGAAAGCTACCGAAATGATTTTTAAGGATATAATAACCATACATCCGGCAAGCTTATTTTTATTGGGAGATGTTGTATCATTAAGCTCCCTGGATTCCAAATGGAATAAAATGGATACCTATCTTAAAAGGTGTAGGGATAGTGCTATACCGGTTTATGCGGCACTCGGAAACCATGAGTTTATGTGGAGTTCAGACAAAGGGACACAAAACTTTCAATTGAGGTTCCCGATGCACAAACCTACCGGTTATGTGGAAGTTGTTGATTCGGTAGCGGTGGTCCTGCTGAATTCTAATTTCAGCAAAATGCAAACAGAGGATATAAAACAGCAGGATGATTGGTATAACCTAGCCATAGCACAGCTGGAAGCCGATTCCGCCGTTAAATTTATTGTAGTAGGTTGTCACCATTCACCGTTTACAAACAGTGAGGTTGTTAGCCCATCTATGCAGGTGCAACAGAAATTTGTACCCGCTTTTATCAGATCGAAGAAGTGTGTACTATTTCTCTCAGGGCATTCACACAATTTTGAACAATTTAAGGTACAAGGCAAATACTTTTTGGTAATAGGTGGTGGCGGAGGCCCTCATCAGCCTATACGAACGAAGGATGAATCTACACCAGACCTTTCGCCCAACTACAAGCCGATGTTTCATTACCTGGAAGTAAAACGGGAACATGATTCTTTGCAGGTAATATCCCGCAGGCTTAAAACCGATTTTTCTGGTTTTGATGATGGATTAAAATTTAATGTGGGCAACTAA